A section of the Sphingomonas ginsenosidivorax genome encodes:
- a CDS encoding FecR family protein, with protein MTDTRTAIMDAATWHARLDSPEMDWEAFGLWLEADPSHRSAYDSIALLDAEIGEAAPAIAALLPANDDAVVEPMPARSTRWRWAGLGAGGAMAAGLAVLLVPSAPTTAQVYTTGRGETRTVTLADGSRMQIDRGSRVSVTGGTSPVVEIADGAASFAVRHDPSRLLMVRAGGYEVRDIGTRFDVVSARGRVAVTVAQGMVSVAPIAGDGDTTTLHAGQILDIMPSKQIAERRTVDPARVADWIDGRLNYDGAPLTLVAADISRYADAPLMVDPSAANLRFSGVLTIGDGSRLVDQLRAVLPIRARRVGGVVYLGAADPR; from the coding sequence ATGACAGACACACGCACGGCAATCATGGACGCGGCCACCTGGCACGCGCGGCTCGACTCGCCCGAGATGGACTGGGAGGCGTTCGGTTTGTGGCTGGAGGCCGATCCGTCGCATCGCTCTGCCTATGACAGCATCGCCCTGCTCGATGCCGAGATCGGCGAGGCTGCCCCGGCGATCGCAGCGTTGCTGCCGGCGAATGACGATGCCGTGGTCGAGCCGATGCCGGCACGATCCACGCGCTGGCGGTGGGCTGGGCTGGGGGCTGGCGGTGCGATGGCGGCGGGGCTGGCGGTGTTGCTGGTGCCCTCGGCGCCGACCACTGCGCAGGTCTATACGACCGGCCGCGGCGAGACGCGCACCGTCACGCTCGCCGATGGCAGCCGGATGCAGATCGACCGCGGATCGCGCGTGTCGGTCACCGGCGGGACGAGCCCGGTGGTGGAGATCGCCGACGGCGCCGCGAGTTTTGCCGTGCGGCACGATCCGTCCCGCCTGCTGATGGTGCGCGCCGGCGGCTATGAGGTGCGCGATATCGGCACGCGGTTCGACGTCGTCAGCGCGCGCGGACGCGTTGCTGTCACCGTCGCGCAAGGGATGGTCAGCGTCGCGCCGATCGCCGGCGACGGCGACACGACGACGCTTCATGCCGGGCAGATCCTCGACATCATGCCGTCTAAGCAGATTGCCGAGCGTCGCACGGTCGATCCGGCGCGCGTCGCCGACTGGATCGATGGGCGGCTCAATTATGATGGCGCACCGCTGACGCTGGTTGCGGCAGATATATCGCGGTATGCCGACGCGCCGCTGATGGTCGATCCATCAGCCGCGAACCTGCGATTTTCCGGGGTGTTGACGATTGGTGATGGATCGCGGCTCGTCGATCAGCTTCGTGCGGTGCTGCCGATACGCGCTCGTCGCGTCGGCGGCGTGGTGTATCTGGGCGCCGCCGACCCGCGCTGA
- a CDS encoding RNA polymerase sigma factor, whose translation MPSSARNSRSHAVADFESPTSEPAGLSAVLAASRPQLVRFFTGRTGSVAEAEDVVQEIWLHVAEPMAGPIANPLAYLHRVGMNIVLDRARANGRRQRREAGYVDATTSVAGWEAVDEAPSAFDALVGCDRIARLAELLSGPPEGAMRVFRRHRIEGASHAEIAAELGITRSTVEKHIAVALRHLRKALDA comes from the coding sequence ATGCCAAGCTCGGCGCGTAACTCGCGGAGCCACGCCGTAGCCGACTTCGAATCCCCTACGTCCGAGCCCGCCGGCCTGTCGGCGGTGCTCGCGGCGAGCCGCCCGCAACTCGTCCGGTTCTTCACCGGACGAACGGGCAGCGTCGCGGAAGCCGAGGACGTCGTGCAGGAGATCTGGCTGCACGTCGCGGAGCCGATGGCGGGTCCGATCGCGAACCCGCTCGCCTATCTGCACCGGGTGGGCATGAACATCGTGCTCGACCGGGCGCGCGCGAACGGGCGGCGGCAGCGGCGCGAGGCGGGCTATGTCGACGCGACGACATCGGTGGCGGGGTGGGAGGCAGTCGACGAAGCGCCGTCTGCGTTCGACGCGCTGGTCGGTTGCGATCGTATCGCGCGGCTCGCCGAGCTGCTGTCGGGGCCGCCCGAGGGGGCGATGCGGGTGTTCCGCCGCCACCGGATCGAGGGCGCGTCGCATGCGGAGATCGCGGCCGAGCTGGGCATCACGCGCAGTACGGTCGAAAAACATATCGCGGTTGCGCTTCGGCACCTCAGAAAGGCGCTCGATGCGTAA
- a CDS encoding tetratricopeptide repeat protein, translating to MHIIAKTSLALVLAALSATAALADPVADHAAAIARDWAQIQYRTPAPQKLDAMTKLKAQADALAKAAPNRADALAWDGIVTSSLAGLKGGMGGLSLAKESRTTLERASKLDSGPAGGMAHTSLGALYYQVPGWPIGFGSKDKARAELTAGLKIAPRDIDANYFWGDFLFAQGQYAEAAKALRTALAAPPRPGREIADAGRRGDVQKLLAKVNAKLGA from the coding sequence ATGCATATCATTGCCAAGACCAGCCTAGCCCTCGTCCTCGCCGCGCTCTCGGCGACCGCAGCGCTTGCGGACCCGGTCGCCGACCACGCCGCCGCGATCGCGAGGGATTGGGCGCAGATCCAGTACCGCACGCCTGCGCCGCAGAAGCTCGACGCGATGACGAAGCTCAAGGCGCAGGCCGATGCTCTCGCCAAGGCCGCGCCGAACCGCGCCGACGCGCTGGCGTGGGACGGCATCGTCACCTCGTCGCTCGCCGGCCTGAAGGGCGGGATGGGGGGGCTGTCGCTCGCCAAGGAATCGCGCACGACGCTTGAGCGCGCGAGCAAGCTCGACAGCGGTCCCGCGGGCGGGATGGCGCATACCAGCCTGGGCGCGCTCTATTACCAGGTCCCGGGCTGGCCGATCGGGTTCGGCAGCAAGGACAAGGCGCGCGCCGAGTTGACCGCTGGCCTGAAGATCGCGCCGCGCGATATCGATGCGAATTATTTCTGGGGCGACTTCCTGTTCGCGCAGGGGCAGTATGCCGAGGCGGCCAAGGCGCTGCGGACGGCACTCGCCGCGCCGCCGCGTCCCGGTCGTGAAATCGCCGATGCGGGGCGCCGGGGCGACGTGCAGAAACTGCTCGCCAAGGTGAATGCCAAGCTCGGCGCGTAA
- a CDS encoding SDR family NAD(P)-dependent oxidoreductase gives MSRLDGERIVLTGIAGGIGSLVAQRLRDAGAFVIGVDRFESDLADEMLIADLGSFEGLAKLGDELQVREVDGLINLAGIQYFGPFADQSPETVWGGYVINLVAPAMLTRALMPRFKARGSGRIVNIGSVFGAIPFAHFVTYSSAKAGLKGFSDALRREYAGTDVSITHIAPRAVRTALNSPKVLAFADATKMAMDAPEFVADRIVAAVVSRSRNVVIGFPESLFVRVNALMPRVVDQALAANDRKAAALFV, from the coding sequence ATGTCGCGGCTTGATGGCGAGCGGATCGTCCTGACCGGGATCGCCGGCGGGATCGGATCGCTGGTCGCGCAGCGGCTGCGCGATGCGGGCGCCTTTGTGATCGGCGTCGACCGGTTCGAATCGGACCTCGCCGACGAGATGCTGATCGCGGATCTGGGTAGCTTCGAGGGGCTCGCCAAGCTGGGCGACGAGCTGCAGGTGCGCGAGGTCGACGGGCTGATCAACCTGGCCGGGATCCAGTATTTCGGGCCGTTCGCGGACCAGTCGCCCGAGACTGTCTGGGGCGGCTACGTCATCAACCTGGTCGCGCCGGCGATGCTGACGCGCGCGCTGATGCCGCGGTTCAAGGCGCGTGGCAGCGGGCGGATCGTCAATATCGGATCGGTGTTCGGCGCGATCCCGTTCGCGCATTTCGTGACCTATTCGAGCGCGAAGGCCGGGCTGAAGGGGTTCAGCGACGCGCTGCGCCGCGAATATGCCGGGACCGACGTCAGCATCACGCACATCGCCCCGCGCGCGGTGCGAACCGCGCTCAATTCGCCCAAGGTCCTTGCCTTTGCCGACGCGACCAAGATGGCGATGGATGCGCCCGAATTCGTCGCCGATCGGATCGTCGCGGCGGTGGTCTCGCGCAGCCGCAACGTCGTCATCGGCTTCCCCGAAAGCCTGTTCGTCCGCGTCAACGCGCTGATGCCGCGCGTCGTCGACCAGGCACTCGCCGCCAACGACCGCAAAGCCGCCGCCCTGTTCGTCTGA
- a CDS encoding AMP-binding protein translates to MSALYSAILDRAAEVPDRIAIDDGRHPVAYAALPARVATIAAVIRQTIGESGAPVGLVMDNGIDWILADLALRSLGVVCVPVPPFFTPAQVEGVLCDAGACAIVEGRAIHWLQHARRPVPIGTAKISYTSGSTGAPKGICLSDSQMLATASAIVSRFGADVAGTHLPLLPLAVLLENVAGLYASLLAGGTYAPRGAAEIGLDRPFQPDVVKIIGAIAATGATSLILVPELLSGIVAVMEATGMRLPALRLVAVGGARVPVNLLERATALGLPVVQGYGLTECGSVVAIEALGDRNRGTTGRSLDHVRVSLAEDGEVLVHGIGHLGRVGAPRRDDGPFATGDIGTLDPAGRLSIVGRKSSMLVTRFGRNVAPEWVEETLRAQPGVAQALVHGDGESALSAIVVPSAPEADITAAIAAANRALPAYARIADWRIAAPFTPSDGTLTTNGRLRRAAILQRETPMPFFDRLVAQTAEARAAMLQVPQLQAGLSGRIDRATYIAYLTQAYHHVSHTVALMREARARLGHSPMLIEALDDYIAEETGHEYWILDDIAAAGGDRDAAVEAGPSAATAAMVAHAYDTIRTGNPAAFFGMVFVLEGTSIAFAQQGAEAVQSSLGLPPEAFRYLTSHGALDQEHMVFFEALMNQIDDPADRAAIVTMANAMFALFGGMFAAIPMEAIDVAA, encoded by the coding sequence ATGAGCGCGCTCTATTCCGCGATCCTGGACCGCGCGGCCGAGGTGCCGGATCGGATCGCGATCGACGACGGGCGCCATCCCGTCGCCTATGCCGCGCTGCCTGCCCGCGTTGCGACGATCGCCGCCGTCATTCGCCAGACGATCGGCGAAAGTGGCGCACCGGTCGGGCTGGTGATGGACAACGGCATCGATTGGATTCTCGCCGACCTCGCGCTGCGGTCGCTCGGCGTGGTGTGCGTGCCCGTTCCGCCGTTCTTCACGCCCGCGCAGGTCGAGGGCGTGCTCTGCGATGCGGGCGCGTGCGCGATCGTCGAGGGGCGAGCGATCCACTGGCTGCAGCATGCGCGGCGCCCGGTTCCGATCGGCACCGCCAAGATCAGCTATACGTCTGGATCGACCGGCGCGCCCAAGGGGATCTGCCTGTCCGACAGCCAGATGCTCGCGACCGCGTCGGCGATCGTCTCGCGGTTCGGTGCCGACGTCGCCGGCACGCATCTGCCCCTGCTGCCGCTGGCGGTGCTGCTCGAGAATGTCGCGGGGCTGTACGCCAGCCTGCTCGCCGGTGGCACCTATGCACCGCGCGGCGCCGCCGAGATCGGCCTCGACCGTCCGTTCCAGCCGGACGTCGTCAAGATCATCGGCGCGATCGCGGCGACGGGTGCGACCAGCCTGATCCTCGTCCCCGAACTGCTTAGCGGCATCGTCGCTGTCATGGAGGCGACAGGGATGCGGCTCCCAGCGCTGCGGCTCGTCGCGGTGGGGGGCGCGCGCGTGCCCGTGAACCTGTTGGAGCGCGCGACGGCGCTCGGTCTGCCCGTCGTCCAGGGCTATGGCCTGACCGAATGCGGATCGGTCGTCGCGATCGAGGCGCTCGGCGACCGCAATCGCGGCACGACCGGCCGGTCGCTCGACCATGTCCGCGTGTCGCTCGCCGAGGACGGCGAGGTCCTGGTGCATGGCATAGGCCATCTCGGCAGGGTCGGTGCACCGCGGCGCGACGACGGTCCGTTCGCGACCGGCGACATCGGCACGCTGGATCCCGCCGGGCGGCTGTCGATCGTCGGGCGCAAATCGTCGATGCTGGTCACCAGGTTCGGGCGCAACGTGGCCCCTGAATGGGTCGAGGAGACGCTTCGCGCGCAGCCGGGCGTCGCGCAGGCGCTGGTGCACGGCGACGGGGAGTCCGCGCTGTCCGCGATCGTCGTGCCATCGGCGCCGGAGGCCGATATCACCGCGGCGATCGCGGCCGCGAACCGCGCGCTGCCCGCCTATGCCCGCATCGCCGACTGGCGGATCGCAGCGCCTTTCACGCCGTCCGACGGGACGCTGACGACCAACGGTCGGCTCCGCCGCGCCGCGATTCTTCAACGGGAGACCCCAATGCCCTTTTTCGACCGTCTCGTCGCGCAGACCGCCGAGGCTCGCGCGGCGATGCTGCAGGTTCCGCAGCTCCAGGCGGGGCTGTCCGGACGGATCGATCGCGCGACCTATATCGCCTATCTGACGCAGGCGTATCACCATGTCAGCCACACCGTGGCGTTGATGCGCGAAGCCCGCGCGCGTCTGGGTCACTCGCCGATGCTGATCGAGGCGCTCGACGACTATATCGCCGAAGAGACCGGGCACGAATACTGGATCCTCGACGACATCGCCGCGGCCGGCGGGGATCGCGACGCTGCGGTCGAGGCCGGGCCGTCCGCCGCGACCGCGGCGATGGTTGCGCATGCCTATGACACGATCCGCACCGGCAACCCGGCGGCGTTTTTCGGGATGGTGTTCGTGCTGGAGGGGACCAGCATCGCCTTCGCGCAGCAGGGTGCGGAAGCGGTGCAGTCGAGCCTGGGCCTGCCGCCCGAGGCGTTTCGCTATCTCACCTCGCACGGGGCGCTCGACCAGGAGCACATGGTGTTCTTCGAAGCGCTGATGAACCAGATCGACGATCCCGCCGACCGCGCGGCGATCGTGACGATGGCGAACGCGATGTTCGCGCTGTTCGGCGGCATGTTCGCGGCGATCCCGATGGAGGCGATCGATGTCGCGGCTTGA
- a CDS encoding thermostable hemolysin, translated as MRDDEIKRFVGPRFQAAFGADADLGYPSWHARTQGDDGASKVAALGYRSAADAPLLLEAYLDTPIEQAVSDRLGRRFDRAEIVEIGCLASNSPVALIHLWQEIATALDARHRVVAATVTATVRRLLDRVGVPLLEIGRADAGRLADGARWGRYYDDDPRVCIGVIADGAASLDRYVARRTEAA; from the coding sequence ATGCGGGATGACGAGATCAAGCGGTTCGTGGGACCTCGCTTCCAGGCGGCGTTCGGCGCGGACGCGGACCTTGGCTATCCGAGCTGGCACGCGCGCACGCAGGGTGACGATGGGGCCTCGAAGGTCGCGGCACTCGGCTATCGGTCGGCCGCCGACGCGCCGCTGTTGCTCGAGGCCTATCTCGACACCCCGATCGAACAGGCGGTGTCGGACCGCCTCGGCCGCCGGTTCGACCGCGCGGAGATCGTCGAGATCGGCTGTCTTGCCAGTAACTCGCCGGTCGCGCTGATCCATTTGTGGCAGGAGATCGCGACCGCATTGGATGCGCGTCACCGGGTCGTCGCCGCCACCGTCACCGCGACCGTTCGGCGCCTGTTGGACCGTGTCGGCGTCCCGCTGCTCGAGATCGGGCGTGCGGATGCGGGGCGCCTCGCGGACGGCGCGCGCTGGGGTCGCTATTACGATGACGATCCGCGCGTCTGCATCGGGGTCATCGCGGACGGAGCAGCCAGTCTCGACCGCTACGTCGCGCGCCGGACGGAGGCGGCATGA
- a CDS encoding endonuclease/exonuclease/phosphatase family protein, whose protein sequence is MIKVASYNIHKGIGLDRRRNPERVVEVLREIDADVIALQEADRRFGERACVLPFHLLDEHSDWKPVPLGSRAVSMGWHGNVILIRKSAQLAASETIHLPSLEPRGAVMADVSLAAGKIRVVGMHLDLSGLWRRKQAAAIMAHVDGCPVSLPTVLMGDLNEWSASSGCLRDFGRDHLFAPTGPSFHSRRAIAKLDRIMVSRTLKVVDCGVHDSPASRKASDHLPIWATLESA, encoded by the coding sequence ATGATCAAGGTCGCCAGCTACAACATCCACAAGGGCATCGGCCTCGATCGTCGGCGCAACCCCGAGCGGGTCGTCGAGGTCCTGCGCGAGATCGACGCCGACGTCATCGCGCTGCAGGAGGCCGATCGCCGCTTCGGCGAACGCGCCTGCGTGCTCCCCTTCCACCTGCTCGACGAGCATAGCGACTGGAAGCCCGTGCCCCTGGGCTCCCGCGCGGTCAGCATGGGATGGCACGGCAACGTCATCCTGATCCGCAAGTCCGCGCAGCTCGCGGCCAGCGAGACGATCCATCTGCCCTCGCTCGAGCCGCGCGGCGCGGTGATGGCGGATGTCAGCCTCGCCGCTGGCAAGATCCGCGTCGTCGGGATGCATCTCGATCTGTCGGGTCTGTGGCGGCGCAAGCAGGCCGCGGCGATCATGGCGCATGTCGACGGTTGCCCGGTCTCGCTGCCCACCGTATTGATGGGCGACCTCAACGAATGGAGCGCGAGTTCGGGATGCCTGCGCGATTTCGGCCGCGACCACCTGTTCGCGCCGACCGGTCCGAGCTTCCATTCGCGCCGGGCCATCGCCAAGCTCGACCGGATCATGGTGTCCAGGACGCTGAAGGTGGTCGACTGCGGCGTCCACGACAGCCCCGCGTCACGCAAGGCGTCCGACCACCTGCCGATCTGGGCGACGCTGGAGTCCGCTTGA
- a CDS encoding patatin-like protein — MIREKELRFALVCYGGISLAVYMHGITKEIWRLVCASRAFHDGTPPAGGSQGVYAELLTEIETQGGLRVRVLADIIAGASAGGINGIFLGQAIATGQSLDPLTDLWLTAADVEALIDTGSAPQSRFSKVWALPLAWVAAGRSAEKVEALDDTTRDEVRSKLSHFIRSRWFEPPFGGASFTNRLLDAFDAMAASTRGPRLLPPGQPLDLFVTVTDFSGHPERLELNSPPEVVETEHRLVFDFTDDGHGVDSLAPLAELAFAARATSSFPGAFPPFTVAELDGVLTDRGIAWPERAAFLARALPRQSAAGAAETAVLIDGSVLANAPFRPALDALKDRPARRQIDRRIVYIDPSPGVKLTLNRGQGTPGFFQTIVGAISDIPRQQPIRDNLEAIAERSARIDRMRGIVVAIRPQVESEVESLFGHTLFLDRPTPARLVAWRRRSQKAAIASAGYGYAAYGHLKRSNVVDAVAALLHQSGAEHSAHRLARIRAAVDAVDMDEVDFLRRFDIGFRIRRLRLIARRLADIEVEIGEPELAPMRETIYESLAPYLDARRADTHADLGRTAGTGDIAPLLDTLAASLDLAAIDAAADIRLAAGFAALGKRARRTLLLAYLGFPYFDTATLPLLQGEGLDEFDPIKVDRIAPDDATAIRSGGVEATLKGIQFNSFGAFFSRAYRENDYLWGRLHGAERMIDITVSTLPSSVRMKPGRVAAIKRAAFIAILDEEEPRLTAIRALFAELRTEIG; from the coding sequence ATGATCCGCGAGAAGGAACTCCGCTTCGCGCTGGTCTGCTACGGCGGCATCAGCCTCGCGGTCTACATGCACGGCATCACCAAGGAGATCTGGCGCCTCGTCTGCGCCAGCCGCGCCTTCCACGACGGCACGCCCCCCGCCGGCGGCAGCCAGGGCGTCTATGCCGAACTGCTCACGGAGATCGAAACGCAGGGCGGCCTCCGCGTCCGCGTCCTCGCCGACATCATCGCCGGCGCCAGCGCGGGCGGCATCAACGGCATCTTCCTCGGCCAGGCGATCGCAACCGGCCAGAGCCTAGACCCGCTGACCGACCTGTGGCTCACCGCCGCCGACGTCGAGGCGTTGATCGACACCGGCAGCGCGCCGCAGTCGCGCTTCTCGAAGGTCTGGGCGCTCCCGCTCGCCTGGGTCGCCGCCGGCCGCAGCGCCGAGAAGGTCGAGGCGCTCGACGACACCACGCGCGACGAGGTGCGCTCGAAACTCTCGCACTTCATCCGATCGCGCTGGTTCGAACCGCCGTTCGGCGGCGCCAGCTTCACCAACCGCCTGCTCGACGCGTTCGACGCCATGGCCGCGAGCACGCGCGGCCCCCGCCTGCTGCCCCCCGGCCAGCCGCTCGACCTGTTCGTCACCGTCACCGATTTCTCGGGCCATCCCGAACGTCTAGAACTCAATTCGCCCCCCGAGGTCGTCGAGACCGAACACCGCCTAGTCTTCGACTTCACCGACGACGGCCACGGCGTCGACAGCCTCGCGCCGCTTGCCGAACTCGCCTTCGCCGCGCGCGCGACGTCGAGTTTTCCCGGTGCCTTCCCGCCCTTCACGGTCGCCGAACTCGATGGCGTGCTGACCGACCGCGGCATCGCCTGGCCCGAGCGCGCCGCGTTCCTGGCACGCGCACTGCCGCGCCAGTCGGCCGCCGGTGCCGCCGAGACCGCGGTGCTGATCGACGGCTCGGTGCTCGCCAACGCGCCGTTCCGCCCCGCGCTCGACGCGCTCAAGGACCGCCCGGCACGCCGCCAGATCGACCGCCGCATCGTCTATATCGACCCCTCCCCCGGCGTGAAGCTGACGCTCAACCGTGGCCAGGGGACGCCCGGCTTCTTCCAGACCATCGTCGGCGCGATCAGCGACATTCCGCGCCAGCAACCGATCCGCGACAATCTGGAGGCGATCGCCGAACGCTCCGCGCGGATCGACCGGATGCGCGGCATCGTCGTCGCGATCCGTCCGCAGGTCGAATCGGAAGTCGAATCGCTGTTCGGCCACACGCTGTTCCTCGACCGGCCGACCCCCGCGCGCCTCGTCGCCTGGCGCCGCCGCTCGCAAAAGGCCGCGATCGCCAGCGCCGGCTATGGTTATGCCGCCTACGGCCATCTCAAGCGCAGCAACGTCGTCGATGCCGTCGCCGCGCTGCTGCACCAGTCCGGCGCCGAGCACAGCGCGCACCGTCTCGCCCGGATTCGCGCGGCGGTCGACGCGGTCGACATGGACGAGGTCGACTTCCTCCGCCGCTTCGACATCGGTTTCCGCATCCGCCGCCTCAGGCTGATCGCACGGCGGCTGGCGGATATCGAGGTCGAGATCGGCGAACCCGAACTCGCCCCGATGCGCGAGACGATCTACGAATCGCTCGCCCCCTATCTCGACGCGCGCCGCGCCGACACGCATGCCGATCTCGGCAGGACCGCGGGTACCGGCGACATCGCGCCGTTGCTCGATACGCTCGCCGCCAGTCTCGACCTCGCCGCGATCGACGCCGCCGCGGACATCCGGCTGGCGGCGGGGTTCGCCGCGCTGGGCAAGCGCGCACGGCGGACGCTGCTGCTCGCCTATCTCGGCTTCCCCTATTTCGACACCGCCACGCTGCCGCTCCTGCAGGGCGAGGGCCTCGACGAATTCGACCCGATCAAGGTCGACCGCATCGCTCCCGACGACGCCACCGCGATCCGCTCGGGCGGGGTCGAGGCGACACTGAAAGGCATACAGTTCAATAGCTTCGGCGCGTTCTTCAGCCGTGCCTACCGCGAGAACGACTATCTCTGGGGTCGCCTCCACGGCGCCGAGCGGATGATCGACATCACCGTGTCGACGCTGCCGTCGTCGGTGCGGATGAAGCCCGGCCGCGTCGCCGCGATCAAGCGCGCCGCCTTCATCGCGATCCTCGACGAGGAAGAGCCGCGCCTCACCGCGATCCGCGCGCTCTTCGCGGAGTTGCGCACCGAGATCGGCTGA
- a CDS encoding lipopolysaccharide assembly protein LapA domain-containing protein yields the protein MQFLKILFWCLLAFIAAVATIGNWTTVPIKLWGGLIADVNLPLLLLVTFLLGLVPTMLYNHAIRWRLRQRLATCERQLAELRMPRPEPVVVATPGEPVTVTPGIV from the coding sequence ATGCAGTTCCTGAAAATCCTGTTCTGGTGCCTGCTGGCGTTCATCGCCGCGGTCGCGACCATCGGCAACTGGACCACCGTGCCGATCAAGCTCTGGGGCGGGCTGATCGCCGACGTGAACCTGCCGCTACTGCTGCTGGTGACGTTCCTGCTCGGGCTCGTCCCGACGATGCTCTACAACCACGCGATCCGCTGGCGGCTGCGGCAGCGCCTGGCGACCTGCGAGCGCCAGCTCGCCGAGCTGCGCATGCCTCGGCCGGAGCCCGTCGTCGTCGCGACGCCCGGCGAACCCGTCACGGTCACGCCGGGCATCGTCTGA
- the pyrF gene encoding orotidine-5'-phosphate decarboxylase, with translation MMNRIYVALDTPDLDRAKAIATKVRHHVGGLKLGLEFFAAHGQAGVHAMQELGLPIFLDLKLHDIPNTVAKAVQALGALAPAILTVHASGGRAMLEDAKAAAPVGTKVIAVTMLTSLDVADLEATGVTGSAHDQVVRLTELARDAGVDGIVCSGAEVAAAKALWPKGFFVVPGVRLPDGAIGDQKRVVTPRQAIDAGASILVVGRPITQAEDPDTAARAIGATL, from the coding sequence CTGATGAACCGGATCTACGTCGCCCTCGATACCCCCGACCTCGACCGGGCCAAGGCGATCGCCACGAAGGTCCGCCACCATGTCGGCGGACTGAAGCTCGGCCTCGAATTCTTCGCGGCGCACGGCCAGGCCGGCGTCCACGCGATGCAGGAGCTCGGCCTGCCGATCTTCCTCGACCTCAAGCTGCACGACATCCCCAACACCGTCGCCAAGGCGGTGCAGGCGCTGGGCGCGCTCGCCCCCGCGATCCTGACCGTCCATGCCAGTGGCGGCCGCGCGATGCTCGAGGATGCGAAGGCGGCGGCGCCGGTCGGGACCAAGGTGATCGCGGTGACGATGCTGACCAGCCTCGACGTCGCCGACCTCGAAGCGACCGGCGTCACCGGCAGCGCGCACGACCAGGTCGTCCGCCTGACCGAACTCGCGCGCGACGCCGGGGTCGACGGCATCGTCTGCTCGGGCGCCGAAGTCGCCGCGGCGAAGGCTCTGTGGCCCAAGGGGTTCTTCGTGGTCCCCGGCGTCCGCCTCCCCGACGGCGCGATCGGCGACCAGAAACGCGTCGTCACGCCCCGACAGGCGATCGATGCGGGCGCCTCGATCCTGGTCGTCGGCCGCCCGATCACACAGGCCGAGGACCCCGATACCGCGGCCAGGGCGATCGGCGCGACACTCTAA
- a CDS encoding phosphoribosylanthranilate isomerase has product MTTAKICGLSTAPTLDAAIRHGASHVGFVFFTPSPRDLPFAKAAELAARVPTHVQRVGVFVNPDDALLEQAVLAGSLDILQLHKTASERADAIRWRFGLPIWAAVAVRTRADLDAAATYRGVADRILYDAKTPDGAALPGGMGLRFDWDLLAGFRHPLPWALSGGLDPANVADAIRVTGAELVDVSSGVESAPGIKDETRIAAFLQAVNA; this is encoded by the coding sequence ATGACCACCGCGAAAATCTGCGGCCTCTCGACCGCCCCCACGCTCGACGCCGCGATCCGCCACGGCGCGAGCCATGTCGGCTTCGTGTTCTTCACGCCCTCCCCGCGCGACCTGCCCTTCGCCAAAGCCGCCGAACTCGCCGCCCGCGTGCCAACCCACGTCCAGCGCGTCGGCGTGTTCGTGAACCCCGACGACGCGCTGCTGGAGCAGGCCGTGCTGGCGGGCAGCCTCGACATCCTCCAGCTCCACAAGACCGCGTCCGAGCGCGCCGACGCGATCCGCTGGCGCTTCGGCCTCCCGATCTGGGCTGCGGTTGCGGTCCGCACGCGTGCCGACCTCGACGCCGCCGCCACCTATCGCGGCGTCGCCGACCGCATCCTCTACGACGCCAAGACCCCCGACGGCGCTGCGCTTCCCGGCGGGATGGGGCTGCGCTTCGACTGGGACCTGCTCGCTGGTTTCCGCCATCCTCTGCCCTGGGCGCTGTCGGGCGGTCTCGACCCCGCCAACGTCGCCGACGCGATCCGCGTGACCGGGGCGGAGCTGGTCGACGTCTCTTCGGGCGTCGAAAGCGCGCCGGGGATCAAGGACGAAACCAGGATCGCCGCCTTCCTGCAGGCCGTGAACGCCTGA